From the genome of Sinanaerobacter sp. ZZT-01:
ACTCCGCTTCCACCTCTAGATGGCTGGATTCTGCTTTCCAAACCTCCCGTTAATATTTCAACAAAATCGGTATATGATGCGTTTCTTATGGATGAAGTGAAATGCCACCCAAATACTACCGAATTGATTAGTGGATTAAAGGAAAGAAATTTAAACAAAATACAAAAAAATATGATTAATGTTCTTGAGACGGTTACGTTGAACAAGAATCCAAGCGTTTTAGAGACCAAACTTTATTTAAAAAGTTTTCAAACAGCCTATCAAGTTTTGATGAGCGGAAGCGGTCCAACTATTTTTTCTTTATATACAAGTAAAAATAAAGCAAAAACAGCATATATTAATAGTAAGAAAAAAAATGAAGATACATATTTAATCAGAACCTTGTCATAACAAGTCCGCTCTCTACATACACTAAATACAAAGAAATTTTGATTTTAGTGATACAGGGGGAACGATCATGGCATATGAAAAAGATCCATACGATTTTGATAAGATTCCAGACTTTGCATTAAAACCGGCACGGCCAAAAAATGAATTGCCTTTGAAGCAGAAAACGCCTATGCCGATAGATAACGCCTTTGATCCGAGTGTCTACGACAGGCTGTTTTATGACCTTCCGGCAATCAGTCCGAAAACCGTGGCAGATATGAAGGCAGCTGCGGGAAAACCGATTTCTGAAAGAGAAAAGCTTGAGATGACTGGTGAGAAGGAAAAAGGGACGGAGCAGAGTAAGGATGAAGAGAAGCAGAAAGAAAATTCTTTAAAGAAAGAAGAAGCTGAAAGTTCTATAAAAAATTCCATTGGAAATGTGCAGGAAAGTATAGATGCAGAAACAGTAATGGCAAGGGAATTAGATGCAAAACTGGATGATAAAAAAGAGAATATCGAAGATGAGGTGAAAGAAGCGGCTTCCAAGAAAGGAACTGCATCGGAAACAGTAGCGAATAAAGAGGAAAAATTGACGCAGGAGGCAGTGGAAAAGAAAGAAGAAGTGGTTACGGAAACAGCAGAAGAAGCAATGCTGGAAACTGCACGTGAAAAAATACAAATATCACCGACTGTTCCATCTGCAATCATCCCGCAAACTTTGGAAGAAAAGAAAATAGAACGGCCGGCAGAGGCGCCAAAAGAAAAGCCGTCAGAAAAGCCTATTCCACATAAGGTTCAGCCGGTAGATGCGAACCTTTTGAGCCGCCGCCTAAAGATAACAGATGTAAAATCAAAACCACAATTTCGTGTTTTTATTGAAGAAGATATTTTAGTACCTGATGTAAAACCAGATTTAGCCTCCATTCTTTCTATGGATGGGAAATTAAAACTTTCTGATAAACAAGTATCAGCAGGTGCCTCAGGTGTGACTGATTTAAAAATAAGTGGCGATTTTATGCTGCAAACCTTATACATACCAGATAAGACACAGGAAAATGAACTTGTTGTCGCAATTGATTCCAGGCTGCCATTTAAAGAGAAAGCAGAAATACGTGCAGAGCCGTATTCGGAATTAATTGTTACACCAATGCTGGAAGCGATTGATTATTCCGTAGTGAATGAAAGAAAATTCCGCGTGAAAGCAACCGTTGGAATTAATGTAAAAGAATATCGTGCAGTCGATGTGCAAATTTTTGAAGGAATACAAGGAGAAGAGGTACAATTACTAAAAGAAAAAATACATGCAACCGATGTTGCTTTGCGTAAAACAGAAGCGATTGAACTGGAAGAAGACCTTCCATTAAAAGACAGTATGCCGGAAATTGGCAAAAT
Proteins encoded in this window:
- a CDS encoding DUF3794 and LysM peptidoglycan-binding domain-containing protein codes for the protein MAYEKDPYDFDKIPDFALKPARPKNELPLKQKTPMPIDNAFDPSVYDRLFYDLPAISPKTVADMKAAAGKPISEREKLEMTGEKEKGTEQSKDEEKQKENSLKKEEAESSIKNSIGNVQESIDAETVMARELDAKLDDKKENIEDEVKEAASKKGTASETVANKEEKLTQEAVEKKEEVVTETAEEAMLETAREKIQISPTVPSAIIPQTLEEKKIERPAEAPKEKPSEKPIPHKVQPVDANLLSRRLKITDVKSKPQFRVFIEEDILVPDVKPDLASILSMDGKLKLSDKQVSAGASGVTDLKISGDFMLQTLYIPDKTQENELVVAIDSRLPFKEKAEIRAEPYSELIVTPMLEAIDYSVVNERKFRVKATVGINVKEYRAVDVQIFEGIQGEEVQLLKEKIHATDVALRKTEAIELEEDLPLKDSMPEIGKILRYDVNVVENHKQVSRDKAVINATVYCNVMYLGAEPFGGDIESMAEEGEEDTQKAIPVFYQGKTDFTQFIKLEEDTPDSAAPSGSSVSFAVANASVKPKEDENGQVNSFTLELTADTTIEVYKDTEQEIVTDVYHHIKEMQYDTDEISLMNLCGMGNSEVSAREIINVPEKYGGIDRVVFLSGNIGETTSHIEAGKNIVEGAVTLKIICIGMDENKTPFSIKQDLPFRSSIDIPGIKSEMVADNEVVLKELWYDKMNQNQIEVNAGISVSSSVMDMEKHALIKNVCFVELPEQKENQPSMVLYITKAGDNIWKIAKKYRTTIEAIKKINSIDYSNDIKPGTKLLIVK